CAAATACTTAGGGTAGACTAACAAATCAGTCAAATTATTGTTACGGACTTTGCCAGAAGATACatagtcattttaaaaatgtacagaattcGCAAGCTTGTATAAAAGACATTTTAGttagtatatatatgtattcagGAACAATGGTTGGTCAAATGTCCAAATCTGAAGAGGATAATATTGAAGAGCACTTTAATGAAACGTATTTGACATGCAAATAAGTGAATGAAACCAATCTATAATTTCAACACAAAAAAACTAGATAGTACGGTACAGTGGCTTTACTATGGAAACAACATCTAGACTATATTGTACAAAAAGTTGATGATGAACCAGAGTGAAGGATATATGCATCAAACTAAATGTAAAGCCAATCATTGGTAATGCCATACATAGGGTCAAAACAGGCTAATGCACTTTGAAAGAATGTCTACACCAGCTTCACGAACTACTCTTATACATGTACCCCTGTCAGGTGTGGCGAATGGAATTCTGATCTGATGAAAACAATAAGTGAATCAGCATGGGATGGAATACATACAAATAATCATAGAAACTAAcgttatgcgactgtcatacaaatgaactagctataaaaccaggttcaattcaccattttctacataacacaagaaaatgcctgtactaagtcaggaaaatgacagttgttatccattcgtttgacgtatttgagcttttgattttgatatttgataaagGCAGATctcttttgaattttcttcggagttcagtattttatactttttaaagcAACAACAttaatgttaattctttcaaaatgCTACTAAACATCAACAGTTGATTATAGCATTGTACATGGCCGCCTGGCTAACTAAGTCTACATCACTACAAGACTTGTTTGTTATCAAACAACACATCTGTTTATTAACCCATGTTAACGGAAATGAAAATTGAGATTGTAATTAAGAAAAGGCAGGACCAAAATTTGCACTAAATTCAAATTATATGGGGTAAAATATTTACAACAATATCAGGAATGTTTAACCAAAAACATGGAAATCAAATGGACTTCTTAAACGACTCAACTGCAATGGCCAACCAAACTAATGGACGACTTATCATCAACGAAACAAAAATATttcgccacatttttgcgcctgttccaagtcaggagcctctggcctttgtttgtcttgcatgttttttttatttttgttcatttatatgttttggagtttagaatgaagtccattttcactgaactagtacaaatttttatttagggaccagctgaggtCCACCTCCAGGGGCAagattttcttgctgcattgaagacccattggttagCCTTcgactgttatctgctctttggtcgggttgttgtctcttagacatattccccattttcattctcagttTCAAAATTATCGGAATTCAAAAGTAGGTTGCAAGTTTTTATCAtgttgataaaagagggacgaaagataccagagggacagtcaaactcatcaggggatgtgtcaaagagacaacaatccgatcaGGTGAAGAAAACAGTCAAAGGATGTGTCTTCaatacagctaaaaaaaaaatgctgtaccCGGAGAATTGCTTCAGCTGGCCGCTGAACAAAAATTGTCTGCTTTAGGCTAGCTTACAGTTAAGGCTAGTActgttatatttgtgattttgtttAATTGGTTTTTGTGCTTCTGACCAATCTGACAAGTGAAGACCGTTCCAActtatttttgtgtgtttatgcTGTGCTGTTGTACTACTTCCTAGGTAGGTTTGAGTTTTGAATATTGTCACATTTTGTCATACCAGGAGGACCCTTTACGCCTTACTATACTGTATATGTTTAAATCCTTGATGAAAGCGTTACATATACTTTAAGTTGCATTCTTTCACATCTTTGGCAATCAAACATGTGAACAATATCTCCAAATTTGTTTATCTAAATCATTCCCtattgaaacaagaatgtgtaccAAGTACAAGTTGCCCCACTTACGctatcattttttatattcagTCGACCATGAAATTTggagtcaaaactctaatttggcattaaaattaagattatatcaaaggaaacatgtgtactaagtttaaagttgattggacttcaacttcatcaaaaactaccttgaccaaaaacttgaacttgaagtgggacagacagacggatgaacAAAGGAATGGACACACAggccaaaaaacataatgcccttaagTGGGGTACAAAAGCATAAATTTTCCTTCATAgaggaaaaaatgtttttttatatgaatagatTTTCAACTATAATTTGAGTTCATTTGATATTCTCTAATTTCTAGTTGCAAAATAAAACTCAATaactataatttgtttttattattttaattcaatCACAGCATATCTGGTATTTGTATATCAGTAAATCCATAAAATGCTATATCACCATGATCCACCACTGCCCATTGTAAAGGTATACCATCTGTGTAGTAGTGGTGGAGGTTTGTTATTGTCTGTAAATCTGGCAATGGTTCACAATGTCTGAAAATATAAGAACAAATCCAATCTATTAGTGGCCTTctaaatataacaacaaatcCAATCTACTAATGGCCTTctaaatataacaacaaatcCAATCTATTAATGGCCTTctaaatataacaacaaatcCAATCTACTAATGGCCTTctaaatataacaacaaatcCAATCTATTAATGGCCTTctaaatataacaacaaatcCAATCTACTAATGGCCTTctaaatataacaacaaatcCAATCTATTAATGGCCTTctaaatataacaacaaatcCAATCTATTAATGGCCTTctaaatataacaacaaatcCAATCTATTAATGGCCTTctaaatataacaacaaatcCAATCTATTAATGGCCTTctaaatataacaacaaatcCAATCTATTAATGGCCTTCTAAATATAACAATACATCTGTCAATAACCTCATCAATGTAACAATTAGTATATCATTGTCAGGCTTCATAATTATAACAGACCTACTGAGGTAAAAACAAAACTATTCTAGAAAATatcttattaatatatattagtCTGTGAAAGAACCTTAAACATAGTCTTTAATATTGAAGACCAGGACTTGATTTAAGCTATGATGTGGAAGGCAAGGGCTTGATTTTATCTTTACCTTAGAACACATAGCCTATGATGTGGAAGGCCAGGACGTGATTTTATCTTTATCTTAGAACACATAGCCTATGATGTGGAAGGCCAGGGATTGATTTTATCTTTACCTTAGAACACATAGCCTATGATGTGGAAGGCCAGGGCTTGATTTTATCTTTACCTTAGAACGGATAGCCTATGATGTGGAAGGCCAGAGCATGATTTTATCTTTATCTTAGAACACATAGCCTATGATGTGGAAGGCCAGGGCGTGATTTTATCTTTATCTTAGAACACATAGCCTATGATGTGGAAGGCCAGAGCATGATTTTATCTTTATCTTAGAACACATAGCCTATGATGTGGAAGGCCAGGGATTGATTTTATCTTTACCTTAGAACACATAGCCTATGATGTGGAAGGCCAGGGCATGATTTAATCTTTACCTTAGAACGGATAGCCTATGATCTGGAAGGCCAGGACgtgattttatttttaccttAAAACACATAGCCTATGATGTGGGTACAGATGCGCATTAGtttttccataggccgtaatggtaacgttttcttctgttgctcagtccatatcgttaacttggatatgtgtgatggctcgtttcgaagctgagacattttgacatatgtggttaaattttcggggtacgaagtgagattactttttccgtaaattagtaAACCCCaagtatccttttgtgatgcggctcctcatggtaaataatcccatttttaacacaaaaagttctttgaaaatttaatactttgaacacatttaatagctccatagattttacacatttattctgtgttcccctactttctaaattaactcaaatggttaagctcagtcacttgtttatcatagaaaagtgccaaatatcactacacagagaatttttgtttacacgtgacttttgagttcctcatttcaaggcgcattagggatcttgtcccatattgaaatccatacttctgatttttccaaatatttttatgtgttcttcatcggtataacattctgaataaatctgtgtatttttgtccatttctgaaaaaaaataaagttgttttagcactataaggcaatgacactttcgtcgctatattcatttattttgaatacaatgagtatgtataagtaatttcttccagaataccttcactagtcaaaacaaggacaaaacttctgattataacctcttattacaatacacagaccctgttaaagcattctacaaaattttcttgtgccttaaagtgcattttgacagagaaattatgcaaaaatgaaggttgtataaaaaaaccaacaccaaaataattattcttactagtggaaatctggtatttaatactgttaaaaccactctaaactacttggaaatcatccatatcatataattagagtacaatatagtgcaaattttcaaaacttgtcctttcacataattctatttgagaaaaaaatgttttttacatgtatttcagtgaaaaccttttatcagtgagaaatccacaagaggtcttaatggaaacattgtgacatcacatgtataatggcgtcattaaataacgacagatcaaagtagtgctaaatatagtttgcagtgttacatgagaaacagttgccgcaagatttaactcgaaatattgagtcgtaacgatctgtaactaagccttttcatttaataccaagaccatagcaacagttttcatattagcattatatttttaacataccgactgtaatttcaattgcataaatatcataaaaaaacaatttagagcttgcctaataaaacaaaatgcttaccagttattcaggactttttaaaacctctagtttgccatctcaggttgaaaataatgatacgtctggaactgaaataagacaaaaaaaaatactcaggctttgttatcatttgatttaaatacataagtattattgagagagaaaaatcttattcttgaaagtttaatcacaaagaaagacaaatgcttctcccttgtggcttagccaccttcatttaaaccttttgtattagaagcaatgggtagtagctaactagcttaataattgaataggtgcagaaatattgttttcaaaaaagtttgaccctccccctttttcagtgctgagaaatgacaatatcttttgttttgctcatgtgcattaaaaataataattcatgattttcttaaagcatgtaaatgtttttttctgttttttatgcatatgatatctactgaccaggggtcaaatcattggttaaaagcacatgcgatgatgtatctcactttactcgtatgaagtttgttatctcccttgattatcaggtattcctgtagaccagagtgataattacataacaaagactatattgtgtcatgtttacttacaatttaataatatttaaaagttatttcttgccttttcaatgtagcaaacaaattcctttcggatctctcggaagtaaacaaaattatgattgtgcctaaaaaaagtgttcagccccgtgccagtaatgtattttaaaagcgaaaatttccttgagtttttgctgatctttatcaataatatttatcttaaaccatttatgataactaggtataaataaaaaaatactaaccatcattttcggtggtgtacaggtgaaatcatccataaatcagtccgacaacttctggaattgagcttctaaattgggtacagatgcgcattagtttttccataggccgtaatggtaacgttttcttctgttgctcagtccatatcgttaacttggatatgtgtgatggctcgtttcgaagctgagacattttgacatatgtggttaaattttcggggtacgaagtgagattactttttccgtaaattagtaAACCCCaagtatccttttgtgatgcggctcctcatggtaaataatcccatttttaacacaaaaagttctttgaaaatttaatactttgaacacattaaatagctccatagattttacacatttattctgtgttcccctactttctaaattaactcaaatggttaagctcagtcacttgtttatcatagaaaagtgccaaatatcactacacagagaatttttgtttacacgtgacttttgagttcctcatttcaaggcgcattagggatcttgTCCCATGTGGAGGAGCAGGGCTTGATTTTATCTTTACCTTAGAACACATCGCCTATGATGTGGAAGGCCAGGGCGTGATTTTATCTTTATCTTAGAACACAGAGCCTATGATGTGGAAGGCCAGGGTGTGATTTTATCGTTACCTTAGAACACATAGCCTATGATGTGGAAGGCCAGGGCGTGATTTTATCGTTACCTTAGAACACATAGCCTATGATGTGGAAGGCCAGGGCTTGATTTTATCTTTACCTTAGAACACATAGCCTATGATGTGGAAGGCCAGGGCTTGATTTAATCTTTACCTTAGAACACATAGCCTTTGGTGTGTTATACCTTGACTTGATTTCATCTTTACCTTAGAACACACAGCCTATGATGAGGAAGGCCAGGGCTTGATTTCATCTTTACCTTAGAACACACAGCCTATGATGTGGAAGGCCATAACTTGGTTTAATATTTACCTTAGAACACACAGCCTATGATGAGGAAGGCCAGGACTTGACTTCTTGAATTTAGAGTCAGGGAGGTAGACATCATATATTACTTTGTGCTGCAAATCTTTCAAACTTGATGACCTACAACTAAATTGTTAATTAAAAATTAATCTAGTTTGTGAATTCTATTAAAGCATTGGAACTTTAAGCAATAGCAAGCCTACAGACACACTAATAACAAATTGCTGCAATTCTAAGAACAAGTTTTAAGTAAATACTTTTGATcttgaaataatattaaatctTAACATTTGAATCTTTTatagataataaaatataaaatatatttaattttctgtAAATTTGCAGGGGCAAGTAAAGCAAAAAAATGAACTGTTACctataacaattaaaaatattacagtgacttgactgttagtgttgctctccgccaattgcaactcattcaaaattttgaccaaattgcaatttgttttattaaaccaaattgttcaactggttagaatattgaacaaattgttcagtcaaaatgtgaaagtgcaaggtgttaaaataaaatatacttacaatcctataagactttaactccactttaatgatgttgtgacaaaattagtttatcagtttgtatagttatattatagtcatttccatgctgaagaggaactgtttattttgaattgctataaaattgtccaaactaagctttcatatagtttttctttctaaaagtattctatatttataagaatcagatatcattttaaataaaacatcatatattcagtaaaatatgtgtgaaataacaatatgctattgataagttttcaggggagataacctaaaatattattcttttgaataaggACTTTTTGAAAGGAAAGTTATCTCCCCCaaggaaacttcctacaaacatatattgcaattttacacatattttactgaatatgaaatgttttaattcacataatgtctgattcttataaatatagaatacttttagaaagaaaaactatatgaaagcttagtttggacaatttaatagcaattcaaaataaacagttccccttcagcatggaaatgaatataatataactatacaaactgataaactaactttgtcacaacatcattaaagtggagttaaagtcttataggattgtgagtatgttttattttatcaccttgcactttcatgacttggctgtggttttctacagcagttggttcaaatttctgaccagttgaacaatttgattttataaaacaaattgcaatttggtcaaaattttgaatgaattgcaattggtggagagcaacactaacagtcaagtcactgtaattaaAAGTTTTGATTTAACCTTTATCCTCTTAACTGTAGTCAATAACTTACATCTGTGACGTAAATGATGAGTTCTTGACAACTTGTAACTTCTCAATGACTGAATCTGAAAAAATGAGCCAATCAACTACCACATTTTtacatagttttaaaaatatagaaGTAAATTTTTTAATCTACAAAATATATAGCAGATAATGTTGTTATCTTTAACTTACTGAACACATATTGTaattattttaagtttttaattcAATGTAAGACAtactatcaaacattttattacaaaaaaaacaatttatgaatacCAACCTAAACTAGAATAACATGGTTTCACTAATGGAGTTACCTCCCCTTTCCACAAATGTGACACAGGTGTAGCTTCCTCCTGATTTtctaataaatttgatttttcttTGTATTCTTTCCAGTTTTTAGCGTTGACTGGTTTCTTCTCCCATTGTGAGGGATCAATAGAATATTCTAAGTTAAAATTTTCTTCGTCTTTCTTATGTTTATTTGAAGTCAAATTAAGATTATATTTTTCTGAATCGAAAATACAACTATCTAGTAACTGAACGCCTTGAGGAAATAACTGTgggtttttgttgtattttgtaaaatgtagAACCTTGTCTTTTCCTATATCTGGAAATATAATCTCAGAAAAACTCCAATCTGGAGGTTGATTTGTAGATATATTTTTCATAGAACTCTGAAATGGCTGTGAAAAACTGACACTTAAGTCTGAATCTAAACATTTCTGTCTTGATTTCATTTTGTATGAGATATAGATTACAGGGGAATCCCCACCAGCCTCACTTAATCTTGTATTATTATCATGTGACACCCTGTCAGAAGTTAACTTGGTatattgtgcttctttgtttgttttaatttcttgttcATTCTTAATTTGTTTGGTTTGAGCTGTACAATCATTATTTATCTCTATGTCATCGTGAAGATCTCCTGCTATTCTGTTTAGTCCACCGTCAACTGGACTGGTTTCCTGAACTGATTTCATAAAACTGGTTTGTTCCATTGATTCATCTATACTGGTTTCCTCAACTATTTCCATATCACAAGTTTCCTCAGATGCCCCCTCAGATGGTTTCAATTCTTGAGCTGAattactttgtttcattttctttatttcattactttcattttcttttctactttttctttttttatctttcctTTTATCTGATTTCAAATGCTGATCaagtttaattttcttttcatacTCCGTGACATTCAACCTAATGGAAGGGAGAAcaagaaataaatgtataaatcttTGTAGGTTTTTTTATTGAGGTCTTAAGCAAGAAAGCAAATTCTATGGTTTGCATTAGagtaactttttttttctcaaactacttttagaatttttaaaattttttctaatcttcatgttaatttttaaaatgatctAATTCTAAAGGTCCCTAAGGCTggaatcttttgaaaaaaaatatgcctcAGTTAAAGACACAACTAAAGATAATGGTTACCTTCCATGACTACTGAAACTTGTGGAGGGGAAAACATATTGCATTAAACCGGGGCCAAAtgtttcaaattattgttttataattacttTATAGTCGAACGTTGCCAAAAACAACACATAGTCATTTAAATTTATCCTTTATGTCTTAATTAGCATAGCATAAACAAGCAAAAAGTCAGTAGAAAGGATAATGACAGATTGATATACACAtacattttttgtcatataaCAACATTTTACCTTCCCTGATGTCTGACAAGTACATATCCCAATCTTCTAAGATGTGTATAGACTTGGTACTGTTCTAATGTAACCTCAGTACTAAAGAAACATTGGTATGCTTGCTGTATACTCAGTGGTAATCCTTTATACATTACTTCCATGGTATTCtgaaagaatggataacaacataAATGTATAAGACATAATAGTGTCCTATGAAAAAGTGTCCACTTGggaaatttttcattgaaatttggtATTTAATAAAGTCCATTGCCATGGAATAGTGTCCCTCAAAAGGACAGATTTTTACTGCTAACAATATGAAATAGTGTCCACTCACAGGACAAATTTTTATAGTAGttgctattaaattgtgtcctccaaGGGAAGTAATGCAAAGGTCATTACAAAGTTTTATTAtacttgaattttaatta
This genomic window from Mytilus galloprovincialis chromosome 9, xbMytGall1.hap1.1, whole genome shotgun sequence contains:
- the LOC143046242 gene encoding tRNA-splicing endonuclease subunit Sen54-like isoform X1 yields the protein MTNNARMEQNTERRKSNLYNCEVLISAPELFKYRKQTDKFLPTVGGCKDFEPDGSWLQTKKLEKFYEERLELLSEQRVERYGNLVTGDWDPEKKLVQLHKELGKFWVYMGFVDKSRKWLYPEEALFLMETNTMEVMYKGLPLSIQQAYQCFFSTEVTLEQYQVYTHLRRLGYVLVRHQGRLNVTEYEKKIKLDQHLKSDKRKDKKRKSRKENESNEIKKMKQSNSAQELKPSEGASEETCDMEIVEETSIDESMEQTSFMKSVQETSPVDGGLNRIAGDLHDDIEINNDCTAQTKQIKNEQEIKTNKEAQYTKLTSDRVSHDNNTRLSEAGGDSPVIYISYKMKSRQKCLDSDLSVSFSQPFQSSMKNISTNQPPDWSFSEIIFPDIGKDKVLHFTKYNKNPQLFPQGVQLLDSCIFDSEKYNLNLTSNKHKKDEENFNLEYSIDPSQWEKKPVNAKNWKEYKEKSNLLENQEEATPVSHLWKGEVTPLVKPCYSSLDSVIEKLQVVKNSSFTSQICRSSSLKDLQHKVIYDVYLPDSKFKKSSPGLPHHRLCVLRHCEPLPDLQTITNLHHYYTDGIPLQWAVVDHGDIAFYGFTDIQIPDML
- the LOC143046242 gene encoding tRNA-splicing endonuclease subunit Sen54-like isoform X2, which encodes MMQYYHKDNKYAPELFKYRKQTDKFLPTVGGCKDFEPDGSWLQTKKLEKFYEERLELLSEQRVERYGNLVTGDWDPEKKLVQLHKELGKFWVYMGFVDKSRKWLYPEEALFLMETNTMEVMYKGLPLSIQQAYQCFFSTEVTLEQYQVYTHLRRLGYVLVRHQGRLNVTEYEKKIKLDQHLKSDKRKDKKRKSRKENESNEIKKMKQSNSAQELKPSEGASEETCDMEIVEETSIDESMEQTSFMKSVQETSPVDGGLNRIAGDLHDDIEINNDCTAQTKQIKNEQEIKTNKEAQYTKLTSDRVSHDNNTRLSEAGGDSPVIYISYKMKSRQKCLDSDLSVSFSQPFQSSMKNISTNQPPDWSFSEIIFPDIGKDKVLHFTKYNKNPQLFPQGVQLLDSCIFDSEKYNLNLTSNKHKKDEENFNLEYSIDPSQWEKKPVNAKNWKEYKEKSNLLENQEEATPVSHLWKGEVTPLVKPCYSSLDSVIEKLQVVKNSSFTSQICRSSSLKDLQHKVIYDVYLPDSKFKKSSPGLPHHRLCVLRHCEPLPDLQTITNLHHYYTDGIPLQWAVVDHGDIAFYGFTDIQIPDML